The window TCGCTGCAGGACGTCCTTGACGACCTGCAGCGACAGGAAATCGATGTTCGCATTACCCTCTCGTTCGAGCGAAAGCGAGGGTCGTCCACCAGCCCGCCCCGAACGTTCCGGTTGGTTGGTGTTTGGAACGAGGACACTGAGGAGTACCACCTCTATCTGACGAATCTCTCGAAAGACGACTATAGCGCGCCCGATATCGCACAGCTCTATCGGGCGCGCTGGGAGATCGAATTGCTATTCAAGGAACTGAAATCGCGCTTCGGACTTGACGAGATCAACACGACCGATCCGTACATCATCGAGGCGCTGGTCATCATGGCCGCGATCTCACTGCTGATGAGCCGTGTTATCGTCGATGAACTCCAGAAACTAGACAGAAAACAACAGGAAAGCGCCGACGACGCCGCAGCGTCGTCGCCGCAACTCCCTCGTCGGCGATGTTCTCACGCTGTCGAACGCCACGCACACCTGATCCAGTTGTATGTGATGCTCGATTTAGGGTACGAACTCCCGGATTTAGATGAGTTGTTGTTATGGGCGTCACGTGATCCAAATCCGCATCGTCCGAGATTACGTGATCAGGTTAAGTCAGGCGAGTTCTGGTAACGAACTCGCCTGACGACCGGGGAACCCCCTGTCTCAATAGCGGCAGCTCTGGAACGGCGACGCACTCACAGCCGTGAGTGCGCCGCCTCAAAGGTATCACACGACGAATCCGTGACTGCCTGTTCCAGCGACCCACTCTCCTGAGCCAGTCCACTCCAATTTGGTATAGTCTCTGCTGAGATCCTGCTTCACCCCGTCGCTAAACTAGAACAGATGGTTCCGAAACCGACGCCGCCGACGAGGGCGCCCGTTGCTGCGATACCTTTGAGACTCCGCCGCCTGGAAATGCGATGTTCGTCTGTCATAGGTGCTTTTCCGGCCACCGACGGGGAAACCATCGGGCCGGCGCTACCGACATCTCCACCAAACGGACGTTTTGTAATCAGTGAACTACCGCTTTGAACGACAGTCCTAACCGTCGAACCCTCCCCGGGAGAACGAGCGTAACGAGAGAAAGATTGTCTCCTCAATCAAATTTCTCGCGGCCGGAAAATTCAGCTTACTAACACGGTACGGGAGTACGTGCCGGATCTATTCGATGGGTGAAAATAGCTGAAGAACGGCCCTACTATCCACAACGACTGAAATACTGCTTTCAGGGACTGAATTTGGCCGTGAAGGCAGTCCTTTCGAGGAGAAGTCGCCACCATCTCGAGATCGAATCGCACGGTAGGCCATCGTAACTCTGTTCATCACTGCGTGATGCAGTTGTGGCCTGAAGCCGGTATCTCGGATGGTAACCGACGAGTACCGGACCGCGGATCGACCGTACGAACGATGGATCTCGTTTACCCGATCTCCGCGTCGAGGTAGAGAGAAGGACGGATACGAAAGCAATCGAAGTGCTCGATCAGTCGTCGTCTGCTCCGTCCGGATCCGTGCCCTTGGTGTCCGCGTCCGATTCCAGGAATGCCGAGTTCCACTCGTCGATGAGGTTCTCGAGTCGACGCGTTCTTCCCTTCGAGAAGGTTTGGGGAGCCAGTTCGGACGCGGACGTCCGAGGTGCCGACTGGTGATCGGAGCCCGTCTTCGGGGTTTCGTTCCTCGTCCCAGACGTCGTTGACGAGGCGGTTCGTTGATTCGTCGGTGCTGCGGTCTCGGTTCGGTAGTTGCGTGTACTCATGTCGGTCGGGTTCGGTGAGGTCGTCGCGCGGTGCGTCGTGGTTCGACTCGAGGGGTTAGAAACGAGATACTGCTACGGGTACGACCGACGCGTGGTGCATGTACCATGGGCTACGAACCACTTATACATAAAAGTTAATGATAGATAATGCGATGGCCGGATCCCATCGAAACCGATCGGCGACGCTGACGGGAGACGAGAGAAAACCTGCCGCCGTTCCGCGTTCGTCGACGGACCGGGGGTCGGGGCGTGACGGGAACCCGACTGTTTACGGTACTCCCGGTCCGACGGGAGGGTATGACCATCGGCGTCATCGGCGGTAGCGGTATCTACGAGGCACTGCCACTCGAGAACACCCGCAAAGAGGAGGTTTCGACGCCCTACGGCGAACCCAGTGAGGCCGTCACGCTGGGCGAACTCGCCGGTAAGGACGTCGCCTTTCTTCCCCGGCACGGCGAGGACCACCAGCACACGCCGACCGACGCCCAGTACCGGGCGAACATCTACGCGCTCAAGTCGGTCGGCGTCGACCGCGTGATCGCGACCAACGCGGTCGGCAGCCTCCGCGAGGATCTGCCGCCGCGGACGCTGGTCGTGCCGGATCAGATCTTCGACCGCACGAAACACCGCCAGCCCTCGTTCTTCGGCGACGGGATGGTCGTCCACATGGGCTTTGCCGACCCCTACTGCCCCGAGATGGTCGATCACCTCGCGACCGCGGCGGAGGAGGCCACCGAGGACACGAAGACCGAAGCGGGCGGCACTTACGTCTGCATCGAGGGCCCACAGTACTCCACCCGCGCCGAAAGCGAGTTCTACCGCGATCAGGGCTGGGACATCGTCGGTATGACGGCGATCCCGGAGGCCAAACTCGCCCGTGAGGCCGAACTGAGCTACGCGACCGTGGCCGGCGTCACCGACTACGACGTCTGGAAGGCGGACAACGAGGTCACCCTGGAGGAGGTCCTCGAGAACGCCGAAGCGAACCAGGAGGCGATCAACCGGGTCGTCGAACACGCGATCCGGACCATGCCGGAGGACTTCGAGAGCGACGCCTGGTCGGCGCTCGAGGGGACGATCAACACGCCCGCCGACGCGATCCCCGAGGAGACGCGCGAGCGTGTCGACCTGCTGGCCGGCAAGTACCTCGAGTAACTCAATCCGCGATCGCTTCTTCCGGTTCGGCCTCGACCGACACCCGCTGGATCCAGAGGTCGCCGAACAGGTCGTCCTGCTCGAGCGTCACCCGGCCCCGGTGGGCGAGAAAGAGCAGGGCCAGGTACGTCATTACGCGCGAACCGCCCGCATCGTCGATCTCGGCGTACAGCACCTCGTCGCGACCCTGGTCGTAGTGGACGGCGAGTTCGTCCTCGACGTCGTCGATGACGTCCTCGATGTCCTCCTCGTGAGTCGTATGGGTTACGTCGTCGCTGGTCGGCTCGTCGCCGGCGCGCATGTCGTCGGCCCCGCGGTAGCTCAGTTCCTGCACGCCACGGTCGTACCCGCTTGGCGAATCGCTCGTGTCGTAGCTTCGGGACTCCTTCCACCGGCTGTCACGTTCGGCGCTGCGGAGTTCCCGGACGAGTTCGTCCAGCGTCTCGGGCTTGCCGCGGGCGTGTTTGCGCTCGAGGCGGCGTTCCATCTCGGCCTCGAGGTTCTCGACGGGGTCAAACCCGGGCGGACGATCCTCGTCGGCGTCGCCGGCCATCGCCCCGTCGTCGGCGAAGGGGGCCTCCCAGGGAGGGAGTTCCTCCTCCTCGTCGGGTTCCTCGGCGGCGAACAGTTCGTCGCTTTTCATCCGCAAGAGGACGCTGGCGTAGAACAGCGCGCGGCCGGACGTCCGGAGATCGACCTCGTCCAGGGCGTCGAGAAACCGGTCGGTGACGTGGACGATGTCGATGTCCCAGGGGTCGATTTCCCCGTTTTCGGCGAGCTGCACGAGGAGTTCGACGGGTTCGACCGTTTCGTCGTCTCCGTCTCCATTTCCGTCTCCGTCTTCACCGCCGTCCCCGTCCACACCCCCGTCGTAATCGGCCGAACCGGACGCCTCGAGCGCCTCGTCCTCCGAGAACTCGAGGACGGAGTCCCCATCGTCGTCGGCCGACTCCCCCGGTCGCTCGCGGTCCTCGTGCCCGGCGATGTTCAGCGGGATCTCGTCACCGCCGTCCGTGTAGAACTCGTCGCGATCGGCTCGACCGTCGGTGTCGGAGTCGCGCTCAGTCACTGACAGGCACCTCCTCGGGATCGCTGTCGCCGCTCAGGTCGATCCCCGTCACGGCGCTTACGTTGTCCTGTTGCATCGTGACCCCGATCGCGCGCTCGGAGCGATCGAGCATCGCCGAGCGATGGGAGACGACGACGAACTGCGCCTCCGCGGCGAGTTCCTCGA of the Halobiforma lacisalsi AJ5 genome contains:
- the mtnP gene encoding S-methyl-5'-thioadenosine phosphorylase, with product MTIGVIGGSGIYEALPLENTRKEEVSTPYGEPSEAVTLGELAGKDVAFLPRHGEDHQHTPTDAQYRANIYALKSVGVDRVIATNAVGSLREDLPPRTLVVPDQIFDRTKHRQPSFFGDGMVVHMGFADPYCPEMVDHLATAAEEATEDTKTEAGGTYVCIEGPQYSTRAESEFYRDQGWDIVGMTAIPEAKLAREAELSYATVAGVTDYDVWKADNEVTLEEVLENAEANQEAINRVVEHAIRTMPEDFESDAWSALEGTINTPADAIPEETRERVDLLAGKYLE
- a CDS encoding segregation and condensation protein A, which produces MTERDSDTDGRADRDEFYTDGGDEIPLNIAGHEDRERPGESADDDGDSVLEFSEDEALEASGSADYDGGVDGDGGEDGDGNGDGDDETVEPVELLVQLAENGEIDPWDIDIVHVTDRFLDALDEVDLRTSGRALFYASVLLRMKSDELFAAEEPDEEEELPPWEAPFADDGAMAGDADEDRPPGFDPVENLEAEMERRLERKHARGKPETLDELVRELRSAERDSRWKESRSYDTSDSPSGYDRGVQELSYRGADDMRAGDEPTSDDVTHTTHEEDIEDVIDDVEDELAVHYDQGRDEVLYAEIDDAGGSRVMTYLALLFLAHRGRVTLEQDDLFGDLWIQRVSVEAEPEEAIAD